ttctgtctctctctctctctcttttttttttttttttgtaagagagggagtgcatgcatgcatgatggagaaggaggagggaaagggagactctAAAGCTGGCTCCAtttgagctcagagcctgattgCGGGGGGGCCTCCatcccacaacctgagatcaggacctgagctggaatcaagagtaggacgcttaactgactgaaccacccaggcgccccaagaaatatttccaaagaagttaAGAAACGTTAATTCAGTACAACCAGCTGTGAAATCTGCTAAGACGTGTTACAACCCATGTTGATAAAAATGTCAGTGGAACCAGAAGGAGGCTTAGTTGGACAAATTTACAAAGCTTGTGAAAATGCAGTGTTGAAAGCCTAAGAGTATTCATTGTATTATTCAACAGCAGGTACTCCGCAGAAAATGCTCAAATCTGTCATGTGTTATTGAGCCAGCAGTGCCAACAGTGTCCTTCATTCACTCTTATGAATGCAACCATCATCAGTTCTGTGGATTTTTGTTGGAAACAGAAACGGAATAAATCTTGGCTtgccccagcacacagcaggtgcatATGGCTTCACAGTGCTGACGTGTTACTGTGCCTTGTGCGGCTCAGGACCAAGACTGAAATTTTTTGGAATGAGAGGAATCATTCTCAATCACTATTACCAAACTTTAAATGGCTTTGGAAATAAGTTTTGCTGCAGActtaataatgtttttaagtCAACTCAAACTAAATTTACAAGGCAAAACAGTACTTATATGTAAAACTTAACACCTGGGGAAAGCCATTTCAACAACTAATGTTTGAATCACAATGTCAAGCTGCTTAATACACTTCCCATGAGATCAAAACCTAAAACAAGAAACTagacgcccccccccacacacaaatatGCAGCAGGCGTATTTCCCAAGCTCAGACTATAGGTCCACAGTACTTTGTGGCCTCGATTTCAGTGCAAATGAAATTTCCATATCCCCAAATCCAGTTAACTGGGTAATTGAGAAGCTTTTACCAACCTTCAATTGGAAATGATTAATCTACAGGGTAATGATATGCTAAAAggcaaaacaagataaaaatctaATAGAATTCTGCAAATGCACTCCAAGAGAAAAATATGGTCAAAATTATATGCACACAGACAGATATCAGCATTTGGCAGGACCAATCTCTCAGttattttcaaagatgaaatacTAAAATCTCATTCCAGATCAGCATTAGCAGATAAATGTTTTCAATCGATTTTGATGATAGGGAACATTAACTTTGAACTCCAACTAAATGAAATgttatctctaaaaaaaataatctaattctCCTAAGGAGTAAGCCTGTATTCCAAAAGgaaaattgtattaaattatgatttttaaaaattttttatttcatcgaTATAAATTTGTGAAAATTTGTTCTCTCTTGCTATATCTACATAATACGTACACGTCCCATTATGTCTTTCAAAtgcgtttttaaaaaataatacatttttataaataaagagataataaacagtcatttctatttatttacagAGGGTTGTTAAAGAGAATTTCCTGGTAACCCTGTATTATCCACACTGGGATAAAAGTGATGGGGTGGGTCGTTGAAGTGTAAGAACATAGCATTCCATCCACTTTCAGATATTGGTAGAGAACGTGAAATGACTAATCTCTCAACAACAATGCAAAATGTAGTTGTTAAATACCAACCACGTTGGTCAACAGAACCAGTTTCttaacattttcaggaaaatttcaaaactcaaatcaaacaaacaaaccaataagTTCTTACTTCCTCAGTGAGCTCTTAGGTAGAAAATGGCAGTCAAAGTACTTTCCTGTTCACAGGGCCCTGGGCTTACTGAAGAGTGCCTAAAATTTCAAGGAATTTCAAGTCAGTGGCACAGGCGGTGAGAACAACAGGGAGGGGACCAGTGTCCTGACGCCCCAGCTCACTTGACTCAATGGTGAGCTCACAGCATCTGTCTCTTTGCATCTCTGGGTCAGTCTCTCTTAAGCTCTTCTCCAGTGAACCATCTCTCCACAGgccccttttcccttttctcctctatttCTGGCTACCACGCTGTTTCTTTAACGGGTCATAAAATCTTCTGCAGAATGTTATTGAATATTCCACTGTGGACCGAATGCTCAGGGTTCAGTGCACAGTGGATCCCTTCATACTGGCCAACAGGATACGGCTAGAGAAGTGCTTGATTTCTACTATCACCAAATTTTATCGAAGTAAGATAAAGTAGATGAGCCAAAGAAAGTTAAGTAATCCCCCATTTGTAATAGGATTGTCTTGGAGAAGGAGAACTGCTGGGAAGTTCTCATTCTGAGAGACAGGGGAAGACACTAGCTGTAGAAGCTGTAAGACGGAGGGCAGATTCACACTCAAAGTCGGGGGAATTCTGTGCCAGACGTTTGCCCATTTGGATGATTGTTTGACATCCGACTCAACACTCTGCAACCTCCCCATAAGAATAAACCAAACgattgaaaaataaagattcaggAGCAGTAAAGTTCTCAACAGCCGTATCTGTCTCAGGTGCCTACAATGTTCTACCCCAGTGTCAGAGATGAAAGCTTAGGCAGAGAATCTATTTGCCataactatatttttctttttatccacaCACCCAAATAACAGGCTTCTTTCCCTTTTACAAGTGTGTAGACTTGAGTCGAGACTCTAGGGTTAAGCACTATGTGGTAGAACAATGGGGATAACTTAAATTTAGTTCAGAAGCTCTCCATAAATTAAATTAGTCCAAAAGCCACTCTGTAACTTTCCCTATCTAGTTCACAATCCATGAGTCATCCCTGAAACCATTCTCTTACCAACATTTTCAGCTCCCCAATCCTGCTATCCCAAACCTACTTCAGTCAAAGGGTTTGCGCCTTCCACATCATCCCTCAAATCTCTAGGCCTAAGTGGAGAAAATCACAGAAtcataaaaccaaaccaaatggcAACATTATAAATGCCTGGTCTTTAACTCTGACAGGGTGCTCAATGTTATCAAGTAATGCTAAGTTTCCTGGGCAACTCCACCATTCTCTAAAGCTACCATTTCAaaccctccctgctctctctagACCTCCTACTTTATCACCTCATTCTTGGAAGATGATCATGGCCCTACTTCATAAAGAAGAAAGAGTCATACAGAAACTGCTTTACATCTTGTGCCACAAAACCTATATATCCACATGTTTCTCAACCATCTTCTCCCTATCTCTTAACATCAATCAccgcctcccctctgctcctaaacaaacaaacaaacaaaaacccaacctcCTTCCCTGAAAATCTCCTTGAAAGCATTACCTATACTCACCATCTCCCGTTACACTCCATCCCATGCATACTGCTCCCTCCAAGGTCACCAGTGGTCTTCAATGAGCACTTTGCAGTCTTGCTCTCACTCAACCAGCAGTAGGCATGACTGACCCTTTGGGTCTCTCCCCTTGGCCTCCACAAAAGCACACTCTTTGggtcttcctcccaccccactgctgCTATTTCTCCAGCAAAGACACAGATACAGACATACAGAAACATGAAGATATAAGAGAGCCATTCTTAACTCACTAGAGATGGGGAGCTTTTCACACTGAGGCTGACACTGCTAATTCCAGTCACCCCTGAACCCCCACACTTGTCTCACCTGCTGGAACAGgagctcctctgctttgagcctctCCATCATCTCCTGCTCTATCACAGCTAGTTCTCTCTCATGCTCCAAGTCGGCCAGTTCCTTCTGTCTCTAGCAGTGTTTAAAAACAATGTCATGTGACTAATTTGAGATAgaacaatttataaaaacaatcttgaaagcatgTTAATCACCAACAATAGGGAAAGGGGAAGCAAATTTTACTCTACTCATTTAGAAAATGTGTAataatttggggaaatgttttatttgaataaagagcataaaattaaaattataacttGGGTATAATcacaattaggtaagaaaaaaaaaagtctacacaTGTATTAGAAATCTATAGAAaaaagattagaagaaaataccTAAAAATCTAAAGAGAAGTCTTCTATgggatatttgttttctttctgttttttcatatCGTCCAAGGTTTTCATAATAAgcatactatttttataatagaaataacattgaactttttaaaaaaaatcagacaaatggGAACAATTGTTTTACACTTCTAATTTTCTAAAAGAAGATCCCTACTTACCAGTTGCTCCATGGTCACGTTGTCCTTATATTTGTAAATCCACAATGCTAAATACTCTATTGGATCCACTGGGCGAACTCTTGCCACTTCTGTAAGACCTTGAGTTAGACAAGTCCCAAGGCACTTTTGAAGATATAGCGACTCCATGTCTCACCTCTGACTTCTAAAAGGTAAATGTTTTTGCATTAATTCAGGGAATGTTTAATAAAGCACAATAAAATTAGAGTCCAGTGAGGCCAACAAGGCATTGCGTCCTGTCATCTGCACCTCCCATCAGGGTTGACACAAGCAACTGGCTCCATGAAGCTTCTACCAGTTTCCAAAAAGACTCCATGGATGTCACAACGGCTACCACTAAGGTGCACTTTCAAAATCCCAAAGAGCGCTCAAGGCCAAGAGtcagaaaagaacaacaaagaaaacctccaaccagcaaagggaaagaaataataaagattagagcagaaataaatgatccaggaactaaacaaacaaaaacaacgaaaaagaaaagagtcagaAAAAGGGATCCCGTCATGATTGTGAGCTGGCTACATGCCAAGCAGTGCATGTCTCACTCAATCGTCACAATGCGGGTAATCAGGGTCATGACCCCTGCTCTGCAGTGAGGAAGCCCAGGCACAAAGAGCACTAAGTCAACATGGTGAACGTGGGATTCATAGCCAACTCTTGACTCCAGAGTCATTATCTTAATGAATCAGATGTTACTCCCAAGCCATGAGGGTCAGTTTTAGAAAACATCACAACACTCCATCCCCCCAAAAACACAAAAGTCCATGAATCTCCAAggccaaagaattaaaaaaaaacaaaaaaaccccccaaaaaaacaaaaaaaaaccaccaaccaTTGCAGAATAGCATGTGAAGCTCCTCACACTTGGGTCCCAATTTCTTCTCAGGCTCACCTCCAGACATCTCTTCTGCCTCCAGCATATCCCAGGCTCTACGCGGAACATTCTGCCATTCTGCCAGTCACACCTTGCACACTTCCATCTCCAAGACTTTTGCCCATAATGATTCCTCTCTATCTCCCAGCTTAGAAGATTTTTCTCCTCACCTACAAGATGTAGGTCATCTCTCATTCTCTGAGCCTTCCCAAGCAATGCAAAGGAGATTCTCCTTCTCCAAGTGACTCACACAGCACCTGTCATGCAACCTGAGAATcatctgtgtacacacacaactGTCCTCCCAAGACAAGCTCCTTCAACTCCTCAAGAAGTGTGTTTTAATCAGAGGTGAGCATGCTGGCTTCCCATGGAGGCAAGTGAATGATTTTCTCCACTCTCCCAGTAATGTTCCAGGCTATTCAGTTATGAAGATGGACAGGAATAATCTTAGAccagataggaaggaaggaaggaaggaaggaaggaaggaaggaaggaaggaaggaaggaagggagggaggaaggaaggaagaaaagaagggaaggaaggaaagaaggaaggaaggaaggaaggaaggaaggaaggaaggaagggaggaagggaggaaggaaaatgaagcaatCACTGTACTTCAGGTGTTTCAAAAAAACTGATCACCCTCAAATTACCCTTATGGAATCCAGTCGCTTCTAAGAATCTAATGAAATGTATTCATTATTCAACAAACATATTCTGAGTACCTACTACAGGTCAGGCATGAGCTGAATATGAGAAAACAGAACGCCAGCATGCCTAGTCCTGTCCCTGGACAAAAGCACTGAACATTCTgcataaaatttcagaaacaacAAC
The DNA window shown above is from Ailuropoda melanoleuca isolate Jingjing chromosome 6, ASM200744v2, whole genome shotgun sequence and carries:
- the DYDC1 gene encoding DPY30 domain-containing protein 1 → MESLYLQKCLGTCLTQGLTEVARVRPVDPIEYLALWIYKYKDNVTMEQLRQKELADLEHERELAVIEQEMMERLKAEELLFQQQQLAFQLELEMQEKERQRIEELQRAQEQLEKDVTSDSGKTLAEISNRYGAPNLSRVEELDEPMLSDVALNIDQDL